From Butyricimonas paravirosa, one genomic window encodes:
- a CDS encoding PKD-like family lipoprotein has protein sequence MMRNILFVLTIFMAVVVSGCFDDKGNYDYHEINELQVTGLPGEMQMKYRNVDTLRVTPGIEATADDGSMPDRYSFKWEAVSQPKVGDIQTTSYVIGEERDLNYFVELPDGEYDVNCLVKDTITRVTWKGSFKLKVTTQLNEGWLVLSDVNGYTRLDLISMSAKEDLVVRDLLRDAPQLKGPKRINTVFDMYYLQWGTDPRFYLITETTTATLDVDTYEWDDGNDIRYEMLEYPQNFVASNRTAGMGWELLISDKYVFGGTTFGQQVLFGVPINFIAGDDGNYFNVAPSVGVNTSYSAYNPNRILYDTSNRRFVMIANSMKNCTLMTAKESEFSWVTGKDFVYMANSRYDGGSVYAILQDVEAPNSRYLYVMKVSAYGGVTQTKFMKLDYPGIEKATCFAVHPSLPWLFYAVGNTVYHFDMEGHQAEPIHLDGETITMLKFNLFMGMYPNSTMQEKLIVGSVKSGSGLNGIVRTYDIPTVFGDEFDAPSVHDGFGTPVDVTYREK, from the coding sequence ATGATGAGAAATATATTGTTCGTGTTGACGATATTTATGGCAGTCGTGGTCTCTGGTTGTTTCGATGATAAAGGAAATTATGACTACCATGAAATAAATGAGTTACAGGTGACAGGGTTACCTGGTGAAATGCAGATGAAATATCGAAATGTTGATACTTTGCGGGTGACTCCGGGCATAGAGGCTACTGCGGATGACGGTAGTATGCCAGATCGGTACAGTTTTAAATGGGAAGCGGTTTCCCAACCCAAGGTGGGGGATATTCAGACAACATCGTATGTGATTGGTGAGGAACGTGATTTGAATTACTTCGTGGAGCTTCCGGATGGAGAATACGATGTGAATTGCTTGGTAAAGGATACAATTACGAGAGTAACTTGGAAAGGATCGTTCAAATTGAAGGTGACGACTCAATTAAATGAGGGATGGTTGGTGCTTTCGGATGTGAATGGGTATACCCGTTTAGATTTAATTTCGATGTCTGCCAAGGAGGATCTTGTCGTGCGTGATTTACTTCGGGATGCCCCGCAGTTGAAAGGGCCCAAAAGGATAAATACGGTATTTGATATGTATTATCTCCAATGGGGAACAGATCCGAGGTTTTATCTTATAACGGAAACGACAACCGCTACTCTTGATGTTGATACTTATGAGTGGGATGATGGGAATGATATTCGTTATGAAATGTTGGAATATCCTCAGAATTTTGTTGCTTCGAACAGAACTGCCGGAATGGGATGGGAGTTACTTATCTCGGATAAATATGTATTCGGGGGAACAACTTTTGGGCAGCAAGTACTTTTCGGGGTTCCTATTAATTTTATTGCAGGTGACGATGGAAATTATTTTAATGTTGCTCCGTCCGTGGGAGTGAACACGTCATATAGTGCTTACAATCCCAATCGAATATTATATGACACTTCAAACAGACGTTTCGTGATGATTGCAAATAGCATGAAGAATTGTACGTTGATGACGGCAAAAGAGTCTGAATTTTCTTGGGTTACAGGGAAAGATTTTGTTTATATGGCGAATTCTCGGTATGATGGAGGTAGTGTGTATGCAATATTGCAAGATGTAGAGGCTCCTAACTCTCGTTATTTGTACGTGATGAAAGTATCAGCTTATGGAGGGGTAACTCAAACGAAGTTTATGAAATTGGATTATCCGGGGATTGAAAAAGCAACTTGTTTTGCAGTACATCCCAGTTTACCTTGGTTGTTTTATGCTGTCGGCAATACGGTGTATCATTTTGATATGGAAGGGCATCAGGCAGAACCAATTCATTTGGATGGAGAAACGATCACGATGTTGAAGTTCAATTTATTTATGGGAATGTATCCTAATTCGACGATGCAAGAAAAATTGATTGTAGGGTCTGTGAAGTCCGGTTCCGGGTTGAATGGGATTGTTCGCACTTATGACATCCCAACGGTATTTGGAGATGAATTCGATGCGCCTTCCGTGCATGATGGGTTCGGAACTCCGGTAGATGTAACTTATAGAGAGAAATAA
- a CDS encoding DUF4843 domain-containing protein — protein MIKKYVLIISALVMIGWGCQKDLDLYSGRDFVYFNPSAGLDSTYFSFAYVDVNKSVDSLYIQVRTGGEVKNYDRQVKVKIAETNATAETDFRTLSDSYTISAGNTFGTILVELLRPEVLKREERYIILELEENEYFTLNYPTKVSSSDEEYSAIRYKIVFSEIMTPPTKWSTYEFGEFSVKKLDVICEEMNLTREMFNDASYMINSRQKYIAAKMVQILNDYSANGHPIYEDDNVTLMRMGDVYYN, from the coding sequence ATGATAAAAAAATATGTACTCATAATTTCGGCCTTAGTGATGATTGGTTGGGGATGCCAGAAAGATTTGGATCTTTATTCCGGCCGTGATTTTGTTTATTTTAATCCGTCGGCCGGATTGGATTCAACGTATTTTTCATTTGCCTATGTGGATGTAAATAAATCTGTGGATTCTCTTTATATTCAGGTAAGGACCGGAGGCGAAGTGAAAAATTATGATCGACAGGTGAAAGTGAAGATTGCTGAGACAAATGCTACGGCTGAGACGGATTTTAGAACTTTATCAGATTCGTACACGATTTCGGCTGGTAATACTTTCGGAACAATTTTAGTTGAATTATTACGCCCAGAGGTTTTAAAACGGGAGGAACGTTATATAATTCTTGAGTTAGAGGAGAATGAATATTTCACCTTGAATTATCCGACGAAAGTGTCTTCGAGCGATGAAGAATATAGCGCAATCCGTTATAAGATTGTTTTTTCCGAGATTATGACCCCTCCTACGAAATGGAGTACTTATGAATTTGGTGAATTTTCGGTGAAGAAATTGGATGTGATCTGTGAGGAGATGAATTTGACACGGGAAATGTTTAATGATGCAAGTTATATGATCAATTCCAGACAGAAATATATTGCAGCGAAAATGGTGCAGATTTTAAATGATTATAGTGCAAACGGTCATCCAATTTACGAAGATGATAATGTGACATTGATGAGAATGGGTGATGTGTATTACAATTAG
- a CDS encoding RagB/SusD family nutrient uptake outer membrane protein, which translates to MQVLKSIKNVSVALLMVMLCGCESWLDLKPIDRVLEDQLYETEEGFKQSLTGVYVELNQKTLYGGDLMFRMVEILAQRYNLSSIGTYKEWIAYNYSDDDVKASIDALWQKMYSLIMNCNKLMENADLRKDVFTGDNYNLIYGEALALRAMLHFDLLRLFGPVYKTNPEGLSICYNKKFSYQGSNILPASEVIDNILDDLKKAEELLVNDPVITEGPRNTTASDGNNDLRLRTYRLNYYAVQALMARVYLYAGRNEDALIMARKLVEIQPKWYPFVSYNAIMESSNKKKDRVFSTEVLFGLENKQRGDIFTDYFTPELDNGILAPTNTSLLNIFLSENTSDWRFTPFWIKPDNGKYSFRCFHKYEATEETDPFYSYLVPMIRISEMFYIVAETTSDEAEARACLNQIRRNRGLIAFEDTEIIDVQQVLKEEYMKEFFGEGQLFYYYKRLNASTIPAGDDSGDVMMNEAKYKFPLPDSETDYRN; encoded by the coding sequence ATGCAAGTATTGAAATCAATAAAAAACGTAAGTGTCGCATTACTTATGGTAATGTTGTGCGGGTGCGAGAGCTGGTTGGATTTGAAACCGATAGACCGGGTTTTGGAAGATCAGCTATATGAAACTGAAGAAGGATTTAAACAGTCCTTAACAGGGGTGTACGTGGAGTTAAATCAAAAAACTTTATATGGAGGGGATTTGATGTTTAGAATGGTTGAGATATTAGCTCAACGTTACAATCTTTCGTCTATTGGTACATACAAAGAATGGATTGCCTATAATTATAGTGATGATGATGTAAAAGCAAGCATTGATGCTTTATGGCAGAAGATGTATTCTTTGATCATGAATTGTAATAAGTTGATGGAGAATGCCGATTTGCGTAAAGATGTATTTACGGGTGATAATTATAATCTTATTTATGGAGAGGCATTGGCTTTGAGAGCCATGTTGCATTTTGATTTGTTACGATTATTTGGTCCTGTTTATAAAACGAATCCCGAGGGGCTTTCCATCTGTTATAATAAGAAGTTTTCTTATCAAGGATCAAATATTCTCCCGGCATCAGAGGTGATTGATAATATATTAGATGATCTGAAAAAAGCGGAAGAGTTGTTGGTTAATGATCCGGTGATAACGGAAGGGCCGAGAAATACGACGGCTTCGGATGGAAATAATGACTTGCGTTTACGGACTTACCGATTGAATTATTATGCCGTTCAAGCCCTGATGGCACGGGTGTATCTGTATGCCGGACGTAATGAGGATGCGTTAATTATGGCAAGAAAGCTTGTTGAAATACAACCAAAGTGGTATCCGTTTGTATCCTATAATGCAATTATGGAAAGTAGTAATAAAAAGAAAGATAGGGTATTTTCAACAGAAGTATTATTTGGGCTGGAAAACAAACAGCGGGGAGACATTTTTACGGATTATTTTACTCCAGAGTTAGATAACGGGATTTTGGCTCCAACTAATACAAGTTTGTTGAATATCTTTTTGTCTGAGAACACGAGTGACTGGCGGTTTACCCCGTTTTGGATTAAACCGGATAATGGGAAATATAGTTTCCGTTGTTTTCATAAATATGAGGCAACAGAGGAAACAGATCCATTCTATTCCTATTTAGTCCCGATGATCCGTATTAGTGAAATGTTTTATATTGTTGCGGAAACGACAAGCGATGAGGCTGAAGCTCGGGCTTGTTTGAATCAAATTCGGAGAAATAGGGGATTGATTGCTTTTGAGGATACGGAAATAATCGATGTTCAACAGGTGTTGAAGGAGGAGTATATGAAAGAGTTTTTTGGTGAGGGACAGTTGTTTTATTATTATAAACGATTGAATGCTTCTACTATTCCGGCAGGCGATGACAGTGGAGATGTTATGATGAATGAGGCAAAATATAAATTCCCTTTGCCTGATAGTGAAACTGATTATAGAAATTAA
- a CDS encoding SusC/RagA family TonB-linked outer membrane protein — protein sequence MRLCISLLLCFTLGLSASTLAQQERVNLDLQKVSFKVLFSEIQKQTNLSFVFNTEQTEKLGAISVRAVNETVESVLRKVLVNTGMMFEFDGTLIIIRPEEPEKKEVTKIKVSGTVKDEKGESLPGVTILLKGTQIGSVTDFDGRFNFELPKQDSLVLVFSFIGYKQQEVRVKSNDTKPLSIVMHEDITEMDEVVVTGIYQRKKESFTGSTATFKKEELKMVGSQNLIQSLRTLDPSFAIMENNQFGSDPNRLPDIEIRGKTSVIGLKEQFGTDPNQPLFILDGFETTLQVITDLNMERVESVTILKDAASTAIYGSKAANGVVVIETKKPEQGKFKISYVGDFSVSMPDLSDYNLMNAEEKLEFEKLAGYYTASSSGSSGSRMTQQVLDSLYNSRRAEVARGVNTYWLHEPLRVGFSHKHNLYAEGGDDAVRYGLGINYNNISGVMKQSRRNVIGGNFDLSYRKGKISFANKFSLDYNKAENPTVPFSEFSRANPYYRKTGENGKIERYLDYFVIPNTNTTYSVGNPLWNASLNNLDEEDQFSFRNNLNLEWRIMPTLYLRGRLGIGKGAKKTEKFVSPQHSSFDNYAQDKKGRYTSTTVSEFYYDGDLTLTYGALLKEVHQINAVIGTNLRSSLSTNEGYSVSGFPNGNFTKPPFSNGFTEGSKPTYSETESRSHSVYFNGGYAYDNRYLLDVNFRLDGSSAFGSNKRYTETWAVGLAWNLHNEPFLRDAKWMNLFKIRASIGNPGNQNFSSYQSITSYSFNTWMQSSFGTSVLIDAIGNPNLKWQKTLDKNIGVDIALLGNRLNFNMDYFVKDTDPLLVYITVPSSVGITSVGTNMGSQLTKGINGTVKYSPIYRPSERINWTLSVNFRWQKARYENIGNSLEKLNEANREEGDVSGDGSYRDKNTSLTRYYDGGDPNSLWAVRSLGIDPSTGREVFMKKDGTYTFEYDVKDEVIVGNSQPKLEGVLGSTLYYKGFSFSFYFRYKLGADVFNNAMYTKVENISESSLKYNQDKRALYDRWQKAGDRAQFKGISLTETTKISSRFVQREDVLSGESISAGYDFNPKGLAKFGVSAIRLQANMNDIFRVSSVKEERGIDYPFARTMSMSLSVTF from the coding sequence ATGAGATTATGTATTTCATTACTGTTGTGTTTCACGTTGGGTTTGTCGGCCTCAACTTTAGCCCAACAGGAACGGGTAAATCTGGATTTGCAGAAGGTTTCGTTTAAGGTGTTGTTTAGTGAAATTCAAAAGCAAACTAATTTGTCGTTCGTTTTCAACACGGAACAAACAGAAAAATTAGGAGCCATCTCGGTGCGGGCCGTGAACGAGACCGTGGAAAGTGTTTTGCGTAAAGTGCTGGTGAATACGGGAATGATGTTTGAATTTGACGGGACATTGATTATTATTCGACCAGAAGAACCGGAAAAGAAAGAAGTAACAAAAATTAAAGTATCTGGAACGGTTAAGGATGAAAAAGGAGAGTCTTTACCGGGAGTGACCATCCTGTTGAAAGGTACACAGATCGGGTCTGTTACGGATTTTGATGGTAGGTTTAACTTTGAGTTGCCAAAGCAAGACAGTCTTGTGCTTGTGTTCTCGTTTATAGGTTACAAGCAACAAGAGGTAAGAGTGAAGAGTAATGACACGAAACCGCTATCTATCGTGATGCACGAAGATATAACGGAGATGGATGAAGTGGTGGTTACGGGTATTTACCAGAGAAAAAAAGAGAGCTTTACCGGGTCAACAGCTACATTTAAGAAAGAGGAATTAAAGATGGTTGGTTCCCAAAACTTAATCCAGAGTTTGAGAACTTTGGACCCTTCTTTTGCAATTATGGAAAATAATCAATTCGGTTCGGACCCGAACCGCTTGCCGGATATTGAGATCCGGGGTAAAACGAGTGTGATCGGGTTAAAGGAACAATTTGGAACGGATCCTAATCAACCTTTGTTTATTCTAGATGGATTTGAGACGACATTACAAGTAATAACAGACTTGAATATGGAACGGGTTGAGTCAGTGACTATTTTGAAGGATGCCGCATCTACCGCAATTTATGGGTCAAAAGCTGCCAATGGGGTTGTTGTGATAGAGACCAAAAAACCGGAACAAGGTAAATTTAAAATTTCGTATGTCGGTGATTTTAGTGTCTCGATGCCGGATCTTTCCGATTATAATTTGATGAATGCGGAAGAGAAGTTGGAATTCGAGAAATTGGCCGGGTATTATACGGCTTCTTCCTCGGGAAGTTCCGGGTCAAGAATGACGCAGCAAGTGTTAGATAGTCTGTACAATAGTCGTCGTGCAGAGGTTGCTCGTGGGGTGAATACGTATTGGTTGCATGAACCGTTAAGAGTTGGTTTTAGTCACAAACATAATTTGTATGCTGAGGGCGGTGACGATGCTGTTCGCTATGGTTTGGGAATAAATTATAATAATATTTCCGGTGTAATGAAACAGTCCAGACGTAATGTTATCGGGGGAAATTTCGATTTGAGTTACCGGAAAGGTAAAATTTCTTTTGCCAATAAATTTTCTTTGGATTATAACAAAGCAGAGAATCCTACTGTTCCATTTTCAGAATTTTCAAGAGCGAATCCTTATTATCGGAAAACGGGGGAGAATGGGAAGATCGAACGTTACTTGGATTATTTTGTGATCCCTAATACGAATACAACTTATTCTGTGGGTAATCCGCTTTGGAATGCCAGTTTGAATAATTTAGACGAGGAAGATCAGTTTAGTTTTAGGAATAATTTGAATCTGGAATGGAGGATTATGCCTACCTTGTATCTTCGGGGACGTTTGGGAATAGGGAAGGGAGCGAAAAAGACGGAGAAATTTGTTTCCCCTCAACATTCGTCGTTTGATAATTACGCGCAAGATAAAAAGGGACGTTATACATCAACAACGGTGAGTGAATTCTATTATGATGGCGATTTAACTCTAACTTATGGTGCTTTATTGAAAGAGGTTCACCAGATAAATGCCGTGATCGGAACAAATCTCCGTTCCAGTTTGTCAACGAATGAGGGATATTCTGTTTCAGGTTTTCCTAATGGGAATTTCACAAAGCCTCCTTTTTCAAATGGGTTTACGGAAGGAAGTAAGCCAACATATTCCGAAACGGAAAGTCGTTCACATAGTGTTTATTTTAACGGGGGATATGCTTACGACAATCGTTATTTGTTAGATGTGAATTTCCGTTTAGATGGTTCTTCCGCTTTTGGTAGTAACAAACGTTACACGGAGACATGGGCTGTGGGTTTGGCATGGAATTTACACAATGAACCGTTTTTACGTGATGCGAAATGGATGAATTTATTCAAGATCAGGGCTTCCATAGGAAACCCTGGGAACCAGAATTTTAGTTCGTATCAATCTATAACGAGTTATTCATTCAATACATGGATGCAAAGCTCTTTTGGAACAAGCGTTCTTATAGATGCAATAGGTAATCCTAATTTGAAATGGCAGAAGACGCTGGATAAAAATATAGGAGTGGATATTGCATTGTTGGGTAATCGCTTGAATTTTAATATGGATTACTTTGTCAAAGATACTGATCCTTTGTTGGTTTATATTACTGTTCCTTCTTCTGTGGGGATCACGTCTGTGGGTACGAATATGGGAAGTCAGCTTACAAAAGGGATCAACGGGACGGTGAAGTATTCACCTATATATCGCCCGTCAGAAAGGATCAATTGGACGTTAAGTGTCAATTTCAGATGGCAGAAAGCTCGTTATGAAAATATAGGTAATAGTTTGGAAAAGTTGAATGAGGCGAATCGAGAGGAGGGTGATGTAAGTGGAGACGGGTCTTATCGAGATAAGAATACCAGTTTGACGCGTTACTATGATGGCGGTGATCCGAATTCGTTGTGGGCTGTTCGCTCTTTGGGAATTGATCCCTCTACAGGGCGGGAGGTATTTATGAAGAAGGATGGGACTTATACTTTTGAATATGATGTAAAGGATGAGGTTATCGTGGGAAATAGTCAACCCAAGTTGGAAGGAGTCTTGGGAAGTACCTTGTATTATAAAGGCTTTTCCTTCTCGTTCTATTTCCGTTATAAATTAGGAGCTGATGTATTTAATAATGCTATGTACACGAAAGTGGAGAATATATCGGAGAGTTCATTAAAATACAATCAAGATAAACGAGCGTTATATGATCGGTGGCAAAAAGCCGGGGATCGCGCTCAATTTAAAGGAATTTCATTGACGGAGACCACGAAAATTTCGTCTCGTTTTGTTCAGCGTGAAGATGTGTTGAGCGGGGAATCTATTTCTGCAGGATACGATTTTAATCCGAAAGGGCTGGCAAAATTCGGGGTGTCTGCAATTCGTTTGCAAGCGAATATGAATGATATTTTCCGGGTTTCCAGCGTGAAGGAAGAACGTGGTATTGACTACCCGTTTGCCCGTACGATGTCAATGTCTCTTTCTGTAACTTTTTAA
- a CDS encoding FecR family protein, with protein MMQKSDKDELILKVLDGIATPDEIQALARWMETDPENEVYFNQLKKAWNLTSGPIPSEERVEHELKSYMKYIRSKRGKFRVWQVLKYAAVIVVPLLLGIYWLQQEHMEEQSQMTMHKTGIVPGGYKATLITAQGKAITLLPSAEEDIRVQENFVVKNGQKGIVYQDTKKETTTLQYNTLKTPRGGEYTITLSDGTRVYLNAASKLKYPVQFDSKRREVYLSGEAYFEVMKDMNRPFYVVTDAVRVKVYGTEFNVNTNGIGGTQTTLVSGKVGIWGRGSVQEYIMKPFQLAEFGDNGEFKGIRDVDVKTYTAWKEGFFVFEDEGLEGILNRLSRWYDVDIFYSNERVKTYHFTGHMEKYENIETILNAISKMVGVHFTIKEKTIIVTE; from the coding sequence ATGATGCAAAAATCTGATAAAGACGAATTGATTTTAAAAGTTTTGGACGGGATAGCAACACCGGACGAAATTCAGGCTTTGGCTCGATGGATGGAAACGGATCCGGAGAACGAGGTTTATTTTAATCAATTGAAGAAAGCTTGGAATTTGACGAGTGGGCCAATTCCTTCCGAAGAGAGAGTGGAACATGAGTTAAAAAGTTACATGAAATATATTCGTTCCAAGCGCGGGAAATTCCGTGTTTGGCAGGTTTTGAAATATGCTGCGGTTATAGTCGTGCCGTTATTGTTAGGTATTTACTGGTTGCAACAGGAGCATATGGAAGAACAATCCCAGATGACCATGCATAAAACGGGAATTGTTCCGGGAGGATACAAAGCGACTTTGATTACGGCCCAAGGAAAGGCAATTACCTTGTTACCTTCTGCAGAGGAGGATATTCGCGTACAAGAAAATTTTGTTGTGAAAAATGGACAGAAAGGTATTGTTTATCAAGATACGAAAAAAGAAACGACTACATTGCAGTATAATACGTTGAAGACTCCCCGAGGCGGAGAGTACACGATAACTTTATCGGACGGGACGCGGGTGTACCTAAATGCCGCCTCTAAATTGAAGTACCCGGTGCAGTTTGATAGTAAGAGACGGGAAGTATATTTGTCGGGGGAGGCTTATTTCGAGGTGATGAAAGATATGAACAGGCCTTTCTACGTGGTAACGGATGCCGTTCGGGTAAAAGTGTACGGGACCGAGTTTAACGTGAACACGAATGGAATAGGGGGAACTCAAACAACCTTGGTGTCGGGTAAGGTCGGGATTTGGGGAAGGGGTTCGGTGCAAGAGTATATTATGAAACCTTTTCAATTAGCCGAATTTGGAGATAACGGTGAATTCAAAGGGATTCGGGACGTGGACGTGAAGACTTATACGGCTTGGAAAGAGGGTTTTTTTGTATTTGAAGATGAGGGTTTGGAAGGTATCTTGAATCGTTTATCCCGTTGGTATGATGTGGATATATTTTATAGTAATGAAAGGGTAAAGACGTATCATTTCACTGGACATATGGAAAAGTATGAGAATATAGAGACTATTTTGAATGCGATTAGTAAAATGGTGGGTGTACATTTTACGATTAAAGAGAAAACAATAATTGTAACAGAATAA
- a CDS encoding RNA polymerase sigma factor, which produces MDGNSEQLITELREGREKAFTQVFRMYYGPLLNYAGRILKDVELANDVVQECFCRLYERRKEIKRGFQVRPYLYRSVYNSCIDAIKHQKVENNYINQELLDFYFSKVVETPEAEQALLDEDLKGAIQDAINKLPERCREIFVLSKVDGLSNKQIAEQLNISMKTVEAQMTTAFVRLRKELGWLLCFIFIQNF; this is translated from the coding sequence ATGGATGGTAATTCGGAACAATTAATTACAGAACTACGGGAAGGGAGAGAAAAGGCTTTTACCCAAGTGTTTCGTATGTATTATGGCCCTCTGTTAAATTATGCGGGACGAATCCTGAAAGATGTGGAGTTGGCAAATGATGTAGTGCAAGAATGTTTTTGTAGGTTATACGAACGTCGCAAGGAGATAAAAAGAGGATTTCAAGTGCGACCTTATCTTTATAGATCCGTGTATAATAGTTGTATTGATGCTATCAAGCATCAAAAAGTGGAGAATAACTATATTAATCAAGAACTGTTAGATTTTTATTTTTCGAAAGTCGTGGAGACTCCCGAGGCAGAGCAAGCTTTGCTGGATGAGGATTTGAAGGGAGCGATACAGGATGCTATAAATAAGTTGCCGGAACGATGCCGGGAGATATTCGTGTTGAGCAAAGTGGATGGACTTTCCAATAAACAGATTGCCGAACAATTAAATATATCCATGAAAACTGTTGAAGCACAAATGACTACAGCTTTTGTCCGTTTACGGAAAGAGTTGGGATGGTTGTTGTGCTTTATTTTTATTCAAAATTTTTGA
- a CDS encoding TlpA family protein disulfide reductase — MKNILIVFVCIVMLGACNKKEKTTFEFLYPVSETRKVDLEFRDERITLKFVSGDSLQKASISLVLSGGEYARLWVGEFPYIVWLKAGKPWVARFQGNQWRFEGKGADVNSYLNKRNGEQIYFIDYYRIANREFRKKLDRVINKQKEDLYAANLDPEFVKQEIKRLRYERNRHLASGVVSGNVKDGKMDVLDDSYGELQKVIIEDSASWEIPGYRESIDMIVHALAKLEESPDKFHDVLLNVLNRTVSTYTDRRLVEYIVNKNVMSYVKGLGTENIEEIDPIFREWVHQPNLVAAYDELCNTNKKLSKGQPGIPFTFRDVKGDEVSLSDFKGKYVYIDIWATWCGPCNAEIPHLKKLEKQFEGRNICFVSISSDRSREVWEKFVKNRKLGGIQLHMGNDRKFMKEICCYGIPHFLLIDRDGNFINANMLRPSDPKTREILKGLEGI; from the coding sequence ATGAAGAATATTTTAATAGTGTTCGTTTGTATCGTGATGCTGGGAGCTTGTAATAAGAAAGAGAAGACAACTTTTGAATTCTTATACCCCGTGAGTGAGACGAGAAAAGTAGACTTGGAGTTTAGAGATGAACGGATAACATTGAAGTTCGTGTCTGGAGATTCTTTGCAAAAAGCATCAATTTCACTTGTATTGTCAGGAGGGGAATATGCCCGTTTATGGGTAGGGGAGTTTCCGTATATAGTTTGGTTGAAAGCAGGGAAACCTTGGGTTGCAAGGTTTCAAGGAAATCAATGGCGTTTTGAGGGAAAGGGGGCAGATGTGAATAGTTATTTGAACAAACGGAATGGCGAGCAGATTTATTTCATAGATTACTATCGGATAGCGAACCGGGAATTTAGGAAGAAGTTGGATCGGGTGATAAATAAACAAAAAGAAGATTTGTATGCGGCTAACTTGGACCCTGAATTTGTCAAACAGGAAATAAAGCGTCTTCGTTACGAGAGGAATCGCCATTTAGCATCTGGTGTCGTTTCCGGAAATGTGAAGGACGGGAAAATGGATGTGCTGGATGATTCTTATGGCGAGTTGCAGAAGGTTATAATAGAGGATTCTGCCTCATGGGAAATTCCCGGGTACAGAGAATCTATCGACATGATAGTGCATGCTTTAGCCAAGCTGGAAGAATCTCCAGATAAGTTTCATGATGTGTTACTGAATGTATTGAACAGAACCGTTTCGACTTATACGGATAGGAGGTTGGTGGAATATATTGTTAACAAGAATGTTATGTCATATGTGAAGGGGCTTGGAACGGAGAATATTGAAGAGATAGATCCTATTTTCAGGGAATGGGTGCATCAGCCCAATCTTGTTGCTGCTTACGATGAGTTATGTAATACAAATAAAAAGTTGAGTAAGGGGCAACCGGGGATTCCGTTTACTTTTCGAGATGTAAAAGGGGATGAAGTGAGTTTATCTGATTTTAAAGGAAAATATGTGTATATTGATATATGGGCTACGTGGTGTGGACCGTGTAATGCGGAAATTCCTCATTTGAAAAAATTGGAAAAACAGTTTGAGGGGCGGAATATTTGTTTTGTGAGTATATCCAGCGATCGGAGCCGGGAGGTTTGGGAAAAGTTTGTAAAAAATAGAAAATTGGGAGGTATTCAGTTACATATGGGAAATGATCGGAAATTCATGAAGGAGATTTGTTGTTATGGAATACCCCACTTTTTGTTGATAGATCGGGATGGTAATTTTATAAATGCTAATATGTTGCGTCCGTCTGATCCCAAAACAAGAGAGATTTTAAAAGGATTAGAGGGTATTTAA
- a CDS encoding TlpA family protein disulfide reductase gives MNKWSFIFLMLYSLAGWSQIRVESVPVHDTCELKVGDLVPEFVFQDTAKKKVSLKQFEGKYVVIDVWASWCYPCKQEYLALRGCVERYKDKKIVFVSLSCDTEEQRWRNELWWGKMNGNQWWIAGDESSMIAFRVKAIPRLILLDKKGRVMNLKLPKPSSSEFEKILKELKGIV, from the coding sequence ATGAATAAGTGGTCGTTCATATTTTTAATGTTATACTCGTTAGCAGGATGGAGCCAGATTCGGGTAGAATCTGTGCCGGTTCATGATACCTGTGAGTTAAAGGTGGGAGATTTGGTTCCTGAATTTGTATTTCAGGATACAGCAAAGAAAAAGGTGTCGTTGAAACAGTTCGAGGGAAAGTACGTGGTAATAGATGTGTGGGCATCTTGGTGTTATCCCTGCAAGCAAGAGTATCTGGCTTTGCGAGGGTGTGTTGAGCGGTATAAGGATAAAAAGATTGTTTTCGTGAGTCTTTCTTGTGACACGGAGGAGCAACGTTGGCGGAATGAATTGTGGTGGGGGAAAATGAATGGGAACCAGTGGTGGATTGCCGGAGACGAATCTTCTATGATCGCTTTTCGGGTAAAGGCGATTCCCCGTTTGATTTTGTTGGATAAGAAGGGACGAGTGATGAACCTGAAACTACCTAAACCTTCAAGTTCAGAGTTCGAGAAAATCTTAAAGGAATTGAAGGGAATTGTTTAA